One Cicer arietinum cultivar CDC Frontier isolate Library 1 chromosome 8, Cicar.CDCFrontier_v2.0, whole genome shotgun sequence DNA segment encodes these proteins:
- the LOC101512936 gene encoding sucrose transport protein SUC8-like, which translates to MEVTSPSKSNHGDPMGSSLELDCVQPVGSPLRKMIAVASIAAGVQFGWALQLSLLTPYVQSLGVPHVWAAFIWLCGPISGLLVQPIAGYYSDRSTSRFGRRRPFIFCGSVAVGIAVFLIGYAADLGHSFGDNLSKKTRPRAVGFFVVGFWILDVANNMLQGPCRAFLADLAAGDEKMTRRANAFFSFFMAVGNILGYAAGSYSGLYKIFPFTETDACNIFCANLKSCFFFSILLLTFLAGIALVYVEDTPRLRAEVSDNNEQVSCFGHLFRALKELKRPMWMLMLVTCVNWIAWFPFFLFDTDWMGREVYGGDAGEKAYDTGVRFGSLGLMLNAVVLALMSLAVEPLGKMVGGIKRLWGIVNIILAIGLAMTVLITKMAEQERQLSGGATVGNPSKGVKAGAILFFAVLGIPCAITFSVPFALASIYCSASGAGQGLSLGVLNLAIVVPQMVVSTLSGPWDALFGGGNLPAFVAGAVAAVVSAILAIVLLPTPKPDDEAKATIASGSFH; encoded by the exons ATGGAGGTTACATCTCCCAGCAAGAGCAACCATGGTGACCCCATGGGTTCTTCCCTTGAATTAGATTGTGTTCAACCTGTTGGTAGCCCACTTCGTAAAATGATCGCAGTAGCGTCCATCGCTGCTGGTGTTCAGTTTGGATGGGCACTACAACTCTCATTGTTGACCCCTTACGTGCAATCGCTAGGTGTTCCGCACGTATGGGCAGCTTTTATTTGGCTCTGTGGTCCGATCTCTGGTCTTCTTGTGCAACCCATTGCTGGTTATTATAGTGATCGAAGCACCTCACGCTTCGGCCGCCGTCGTCCATTTATCTTTTGTGGTTCAGTCGCTGTCGGCATCGCTGTCTTTCTTATTGGTTACGCCGCTGACCTCGGTCACTCGTTCGGTGACAATCTCTCGAAGAAAACTAGACCAAGAGCTGTTGGTTTCTTCGTTGTCGGATTCTGGATCCTTGACGTAGCAAACAACATGCTTCAAGGACCATGTCGTGCTTTCCTCGCGGACTTAGCAGCCGGCGATGAAAAAATGACAAGAAGAGCTAACGcattcttttcatttttcatggCCGTCGGAAACATTTTGGGATACGCAGCTGGTTCATACAGCGGCCTATACAAAATCTTCCCGTTCACCGAAACCGACGCATGCAACATTTTCTGCGCGAATCTTAAAAGTTGCTTCTTCTTCTCCATCCTCCTCTTAACCTTCCTGGCCGGAATCGCTCTGGTTTACGTGGAAGACACACCTCGGCTGAGAGCGGAGGTGAGCGACAACAACGAACAGGTATCATGTTTCGGACATTTGTTCCGTGCATTGAAGGAGTTGAAGAGACCAATGTGGATGTTGATGTTGGTGACATGTGTGAATTGGATCGCATGGTTCCCCTTCTTCTTGTTCGACACAGACTGGATGGGTCGTGAAGTGTACGGAGGAGATGCAGGAGAGAAGGCATATGACACTGGTGTGAGATTTGGTTCTTTAGGACTTATGCTTAATGCTGTTGTTCTTGCATTAATGTCTTTGGCTGTTGAACCTTTGGGAAAAATGGTTGGAGGAATTAAGAGACTTTGGggtattgttaatattattcttgCTATTGGTTTGGCAATGACTGTCCTTATTACTAAGATGGCAGAGCAGGAACGTCAGCTAAGTGGTGGTGCCACCGTTGGAAATCCTTCTAAAGGTGTCAAGGCTGGTGCCATCCTGTTCTTCGCAGTTCTTGGTATCCCTTGTGCG ATTACCTTCAGTGTTCCTTTTGCTCTAGCATCAATATACTGCAGCGCTTCAGGGGCTGGACAAG GTTTATCTTTGGGAGTCTTGAATCTTGCCATTGTGGTACCACAG atgGTGGTGTCAACATTAAGTGGACCATGGGATGCTCTTTTTGGTGGTGGTAATTTGCCTGCTTTTGTGGCGGGTGCAGTGGCTGCTGTGGTTAGTGCAATATTGGCAATTGTCTTGTTGCCTACACCTAAACCAGATGATGAGGCTAAGGCTACCATTGCTTCTGGCAGTTTCCACTAA